The following are encoded in a window of Sminthopsis crassicaudata isolate SCR6 chromosome 5, ASM4859323v1, whole genome shotgun sequence genomic DNA:
- the GPR22 gene encoding G-protein coupled receptor 22, which yields MCFSPILEINMQSESNITVRDDIDDINTNMYPSSSYPLSFQVSLTGFLMLEIVLGLGSNLTVLVLYCMKSNLINSVSNIITMNLHVLDVIICVGCIPLTIVILLLSLESNTALICCFHEACVSFASVSTAINVFAITLDRYDISVKPANRILTMGRAVMLMTSIWIVSFFSFLIPFIEVNFFSLQSENRWKNKTLLCVSRNEYHTELGMYYHLLVQIPIFFFTVIVMLITYTKILQALNIRIGTRFSTGQKKKARKKKTISLTTQHETTDVSQSSGGRNVVFGVRTSVSVIIALRRAVKRHRERRERQKRVFRMSLLIISTFLLCWTPISVLNTTILCLGPSDLLVKLRLCFLVMAYGTTIFHPLLYAFTRQKFQKVLKSKMKKRVVSIVEADPMPNNAVIHNSWIDPKRNKTITFEDSEIREKCLVPQVVTD from the coding sequence ATGTGTTTCTCTCCCATTCTGGAAATCAACATGCAGTCCGAATCTAACATTACAGTCCGAGATGACATTGATGACATCAACACCAATATGTACCCATCATCATCATATCCATTAAGCTTTCAAGTATCTCTCACTGGATTTCTCATGTTAGAAATTGTATTGGGACTTGGCAGCAATCTCACAGTATTGGTACTTTACTGCATGAAATCCAACTTAATCAACTCTGTCAGTAACATTATTACAATGAATCTTCATGTACTTGATGTAATTATTTGTGTAGGATGTATTCCTCTAACTATAGTGATTCTTCTGCTTTCATTGGAGAGTAATACTGCTCTCATCTGTTGCTTCCATGAGGCTTGTGTATCCTTTGCAAGTGTCTCAACTGCAATCAACGTTTTTGCAATCACTTTGGACCGATATGATATCTCTGTAAAACCTGCAAACCGAATTCTGACAATGGGAAGAGCTGTCATGTTAATGACATCCATATggattgtctcatttttctctttcctaattcCCTTTATTGAGGTCAATTTTTTCAGTCTTCAAAGTGAAAACAGATGGAAAAACAAGACACTTCTCTGTGTCAGTAGAAACGAATACCATACTGAACTGGGGATGTACTATCACCTGCTAGTACAGATTCCAATCTTCTTTTTCACTGTTATAGTAATGTTAATTACCTACACCAAAATACTTCAAGCCCTAAATATTCGAATAGGAACAAGATTTTCAACAGGGcaaaagaagaaagcaagaaagaaaaagacaatttctCTGACCACACAGCATGAGACTACTGATGTATCCCAAAGCAGTGGCGGGAGAAACGTAGTTTTTGGTGTAAGAACTTCTGTTTCAGTTATAATTGCTCTCCGACGAGCCGTAAAGAGACACCGAGAACGACGCGAGAGGCAAAAGAGGGTCTTCAGAAtgtctctcttaattatttcaacATTTCTTCTCTGCTGGACACCAATTTCTGTTTTAAATACCACCATTTTATGTTTGGGCCCAAGTGACCTTCTGGTAAAATTAAGATTGTGTTTTCTAGTTATGGCCTATGGAACAACCATATTTCACCCTCTATTATATGCATTTACTagacaaaaatttcaaaaagtcttaaaaagtaaaatgaaaaagcgAGTTGTTTCAATTGTGGAAGCAGATCCTATGCCTAATAATGCTGTAATACACAACTCTTGGATAGAtccaaaaaggaataaaacaattACTTTTGAAGACagtgaaataagagaaaaatgtttAGTACCACAGGTTGTTACAGACtaa